The following coding sequences are from one Eucalyptus grandis isolate ANBG69807.140 chromosome 11, ASM1654582v1, whole genome shotgun sequence window:
- the LOC120289945 gene encoding WAT1-related protein At2g37460-like, with translation MDMELFHKLKHFLAVVFLQLGFAGIDILRKKALNRGMSIYVLLVYRQAIATLVIAPFAFFLEKDRPKMTLSIFIRLMGLGLLESVDQNMYYLGMKHTTATFAAAMRNIIPAITFVIAWIVCLERVEMRSIRSQAKVLGTLATVAGAMIMTLIEGPVLELFWIRGGGTTTNNIQNGSATGGISLQNSIKGSLLITVGCFNRAFFMILQKITLRTYPTELSLAAWICFLGTVENAVVALFMERGNATVWFIQWDAKLLAAVYSGIVHLGFTYYIEGVVMKQRGPVFVTAFSPLSMVLVAVLSTSILAEQLFLWRLIGAVVIVAGLYLVVWGQKQGPSPIDEQQALPTEVC, from the exons ATGGACATGGAGTTGTTTCACAAGCTGAAGCACTTCCTTGCTGTGGTGTTCTTACAACTCGGATTTGCGGGGATCGACATCCTCCGCAAAAAAGCCCTAAATAGGGGCATGAGCATCTACGTGCTCTTGGTTTACCGCCAGGCCATCGCGACGCTCGTCATTGCCCCTTTCGCCTTCTTCCTAGAgaa GGACAGGCCAAAAATGACACTCTCCATCTTCATCAGACTGATGGGGCTTGGCTTACTGGA gtcgGTAGACCAGAACATGTACTATTTGGGGATGAAGCACACGACGGCGACATTCGCAGCTGCCATGCGCAATATTATTCCGGCCATCACCTTCGTCATCGCTTGGATTGTGTG CCTCGAAAGGGTGGAAATGAGGAGTATTCGGAGCCAAGCCAAGGTGCTTGGGACACTAGCGACGGTTGCTGGAGCCATGATCATGACACTAATCGAAGGCCCGGTTCTCGAACTATTTTGGATAAGAGGAGGAGGGACGACCACCAACAACATTCAAAATGGGAGTGCTACTGGTGGGATCAGCCTCCAGAACTCCATCAAGGGTTCTCTCTTGATCACTGTTGGATGCTTCAACCGGGCTTTCTTCATGATTCTGCAA AAAATTACACTACGAACATATCCTACTGAGCTCTCTCTTGCGGCTTGGATATGCTTTTTGGGGACGGTCGAGAATGCAGTTGTGGCTTTGTTCATGGAAAGGGGAAACGCCACTGTTTGGTTCATACAGTGGGACGCCAAATTACTAGCGGCTGTCTATAGT GGAATAGTGCACTTAGGATTTACTTACTACATCGAAGGCGTTGTCATGAAACAAAGAGGACCGGTTTTTGTCACAGCCTTCAGTCCTCTCAGCATGGTCCTCGTCGCTGTCTTGAGTACCTCCATTTTAGCAGAGCAGCTTTTCTTGTGGAG GCTCATCGGCGCCGTTGTCATTGTGGCCGGTTTATATCTGGTCGTGTGGGGGCAAAAGCAAGGACCTTCACCAATAGACGAGCAACAGGCGTTGCCAACAGAAGTTTGTTAG